A genomic segment from Lutibacter sp. A80 encodes:
- a CDS encoding PstS family phosphate ABC transporter substrate-binding protein produces MKKIVFILCLVIVAISCGEKKDKKAISNKDVLEGTIKIDGSSTVFPVTEAVAEEFRAVQPKVKVTIGVSGTGGGFKKFSRGETNLLNASRPIKNKEKEACIENNINYLELEVAYDGLAVLVNPENDWVDNFTVEELKKIWEPAAQGVIMKWNQIRPEWPDEEIHLFGPGVASGTYDYFTEAIVGKSGSSRGDFTASEDDHVLVQGIAGDKYSLGFFGLAYYSENKDKLTLIGVNNGKEVVKPTLETVSNGTYSPLSRPLFVYVNSTSVKHPEVVEFMNFYIDNAGELAEDVGYISLPSELYVAQKEHFKAFVESNK; encoded by the coding sequence ATGAAAAAAATAGTATTTATACTTTGCTTAGTAATAGTAGCAATTTCTTGTGGTGAAAAAAAAGATAAAAAAGCGATTTCGAATAAAGATGTGTTAGAAGGCACTATTAAAATAGATGGATCAAGTACTGTATTTCCTGTAACAGAAGCAGTAGCTGAAGAGTTTAGAGCAGTACAACCTAAAGTAAAGGTTACCATTGGAGTATCTGGTACTGGTGGAGGTTTTAAAAAATTCTCAAGAGGTGAAACTAACCTTTTAAATGCATCGCGCCCTATAAAAAATAAAGAAAAGGAAGCTTGTATTGAAAATAATATTAATTATTTAGAATTAGAAGTTGCTTACGATGGTTTAGCAGTTTTAGTAAATCCAGAAAATGATTGGGTAGATAACTTTACTGTTGAAGAATTAAAGAAAATTTGGGAGCCAGCTGCTCAGGGTGTAATTATGAAATGGAACCAAATTAGACCAGAATGGCCAGATGAAGAAATCCATTTATTTGGACCAGGAGTCGCATCGGGTACCTATGATTATTTTACAGAAGCTATTGTTGGTAAAAGTGGTTCAAGTAGAGGTGATTTTACAGCAAGTGAAGACGACCATGTTTTGGTACAAGGAATTGCAGGTGATAAATATTCACTAGGTTTTTTTGGATTAGCATATTATTCTGAAAATAAAGATAAGCTAACTTTAATTGGTGTTAATAATGGAAAAGAAGTTGTAAAACCAACTTTAGAAACCGTGAGTAATGGCACATATAGTCCCTTATCAAGACCTTTATTTGTGTATGTAAACAGTACGTCGGTAAAACATCCTGAAGTTGTAGAATTTATGAATTTTTATATTGATAATGCAGGTGAATTGGCTGAAGATGTTGGGTATATTTCTTTGCCTTCAGAATTGTATGTAGCACAAAAAGAACATTTCAAAGCTTTTGTTGAAAGTAATAAATAA
- the pstC gene encoding phosphate ABC transporter permease subunit PstC: MRKIKEFIIEKSLLFSALITIAVTFGIISVLTIEAFQFFSEVSIIEFFTDTQWTPLFTDKHYGILPLLSGTLLISFIAILVALPVGLSISIYLSEYAPKSFRKTVKPLLELLAAVPTVVYGFFALIVVTPFLQQFIPGLSGFNSLSAGIVMGIMIIPFVSSISEDALHAVPKDLREASYGMGATKLQTAFKVVVPAASSGIIVSIILAISRAIGETMIVAIAAGQQPRLTLDPTVPVETITAYIVQVSLGDVQHGSIEYRTIFAAGITLFVFTFLLNTLSYRIRKKYQEKYE; this comes from the coding sequence ATGCGAAAAATAAAAGAATTTATAATTGAAAAATCACTATTATTTAGTGCTTTAATTACAATTGCAGTAACTTTTGGAATTATTTCGGTATTAACTATAGAGGCTTTTCAGTTTTTTAGCGAAGTTTCAATAATAGAATTTTTTACAGATACGCAATGGACTCCTTTATTTACAGATAAACACTATGGTATTTTACCATTATTGTCTGGAACACTATTAATTTCTTTTATAGCAATTTTAGTAGCACTTCCTGTAGGACTTTCAATTAGTATTTATTTAAGTGAATATGCCCCGAAAAGTTTTAGAAAAACAGTAAAACCCTTATTAGAATTATTGGCCGCTGTACCAACAGTTGTATATGGTTTTTTTGCTTTAATTGTAGTAACTCCATTTTTACAACAATTTATTCCTGGTTTATCTGGATTTAATTCGCTTTCAGCTGGTATTGTAATGGGAATTATGATTATTCCATTTGTTTCATCTATTAGTGAAGACGCATTGCATGCAGTACCTAAAGATTTAAGAGAAGCATCTTATGGAATGGGAGCAACAAAATTACAAACAGCTTTTAAAGTAGTTGTTCCAGCTGCTTCTTCGGGTATTATTGTATCTATAATTTTAGCAATTTCAAGAGCCATTGGTGAAACTATGATTGTAGCTATTGCTGCAGGTCAACAACCACGATTAACCTTAGATCCAACCGTTCCTGTTGAAACAATTACAGCATATATAGTTCAAGTAAGTTTAGGAGATGTGCAGCACGGATCAATTGAATACAGAACAATTTTTGCTGCTGGTATTACATTGTTTGTATTTACATTTTTACTGAATACATTGAGTTATAGAATTAGAAAAAAATACCAAGAAAAATATGAATAG
- the pstA gene encoding phosphate ABC transporter permease PstA: MNSIQKNRLKDQLFKIWGIACTLFGLVLLTVFIGDILIDGISRIDWAFITDLPSRKAEKSGIYTALMGSIWILLLTTIIAFPVGVAAGVYLEEYNKKNRLSAILEINISNLAGVPSIIYGLLGLEVFVRIMSLGASVLAGALTLSLLILPIIIVATREAVKAVPSSIRDASYALGASKWQTIWNQVLPASGGGILTGVILALSRAVGETAPLIVVGALAYVPFAPSNPMDEFSVLPIQIFNWISRPQHGFIENAAAAIIILLLITFIMNGIAVYFRNKWQKKWK, from the coding sequence ATGAATAGTATTCAAAAAAATAGATTAAAAGATCAACTGTTCAAAATTTGGGGAATAGCTTGTACACTATTTGGGTTGGTTTTATTAACTGTATTTATAGGTGATATTTTAATTGATGGAATTAGTAGAATAGACTGGGCTTTTATTACCGATTTACCTTCTAGAAAAGCCGAAAAATCTGGAATCTATACTGCTCTTATGGGAAGTATTTGGATTTTACTTTTAACAACAATAATAGCATTTCCTGTTGGAGTAGCTGCAGGTGTGTATTTAGAAGAATACAATAAAAAAAATAGACTCTCAGCAATCTTAGAAATTAATATCTCTAATTTAGCTGGTGTACCTTCTATAATTTATGGTTTATTAGGTTTAGAAGTTTTTGTAAGAATTATGAGTTTAGGAGCTAGTGTTTTAGCAGGTGCATTGACTTTATCGTTATTAATACTTCCTATTATTATTGTAGCTACTCGAGAAGCCGTAAAAGCAGTTCCTAGTTCTATTAGAGATGCGTCTTATGCTCTAGGTGCTTCAAAATGGCAAACAATTTGGAATCAGGTTTTACCAGCTTCAGGCGGTGGTATTTTAACAGGTGTAATTTTGGCACTTTCTAGAGCCGTTGGTGAAACAGCACCATTAATAGTTGTAGGTGCTTTAGCATATGTTCCTTTTGCACCATCAAACCCAATGGATGAATTTTCGGTGTTGCCAATTCAAATTTTTAATTGGATATCAAGACCACAGCACGGTTTTATTGAAAATGCTGCTGCTGCAATTATTATTTTATTATTAATAACATTTATAATGAATGGTATAGCTGTTTATTTTAGAAATAAATGGCAAAAGAAATGGAAATAA
- the pstB gene encoding phosphate ABC transporter ATP-binding protein PstB has product MAKEMEITMTKEKDKKRIESDQIDAQFSSEGAKIAIKDVKVWYGDFMAIKGIDMNIKPNTVTAFIGPSGCGKSTFLRLFNRMNDYVDAFKMEGKIKLNGKNIYKSKVNVEELRKEVGMVFQKPNPFPKSIFENVAYGLKIQGITDKKLINERVEKALKQADLWEEVKDNLKKSALALSGGQQQRLCIARTLAVEPSIILMDEPTSALDPISTAKIEDLIFELKEKYTIVIVTHNMQQASRISDYTAFFYIGELIEFDKTKTIFTNPEKQQTENYITGRFG; this is encoded by the coding sequence ATGGCAAAAGAAATGGAAATAACAATGACAAAAGAAAAAGATAAAAAGCGTATCGAATCAGATCAAATTGACGCTCAATTTTCGAGTGAAGGTGCTAAAATAGCTATTAAAGATGTTAAAGTTTGGTATGGAGATTTTATGGCAATTAAAGGAATTGACATGAATATTAAACCAAATACTGTAACGGCATTTATTGGTCCGTCTGGTTGTGGTAAATCTACATTTCTTCGTTTATTCAATAGAATGAACGATTATGTAGATGCTTTTAAAATGGAAGGAAAAATTAAATTAAATGGGAAAAACATTTATAAAAGTAAAGTAAATGTTGAAGAACTACGTAAAGAAGTTGGTATGGTTTTTCAAAAACCAAATCCTTTCCCTAAATCAATCTTTGAAAATGTAGCTTATGGACTAAAAATTCAGGGAATAACAGATAAAAAGTTAATTAATGAGCGTGTAGAAAAAGCCCTAAAACAAGCAGATCTTTGGGAAGAAGTAAAAGACAATTTAAAAAAATCTGCACTTGCTTTATCTGGTGGTCAACAACAACGTTTATGTATAGCGCGTACTTTAGCCGTTGAGCCTTCAATTATTTTAATGGATGAGCCAACATCGGCATTAGATCCAATTTCAACAGCTAAAATTGAAGATTTAATATTTGAGCTTAAAGAAAAATATACAATAGTTATTGTTACTCATAATATGCAACAAGCAAGTAGAATAAGCGATTATACGGCGTTTTTCTATATTGGTGAGCTTATTGAATTCGACAAAACAAAAACAATTTTTACAAACCCAGAAAAACAACAAACCGAAAACTACATTACTGGTAGATTTGGATAA
- the phoU gene encoding phosphate signaling complex protein PhoU, with translation MIINAQEQRASLNEAGFEMLILCISQIEKATEAFLTHDSDLAEEVINTETRVNALDLKIENDCEKFLALYTPVAIDLRFIMAILKINFDLERIADHAYGISKYIVDQDIKIDPELLKALEFEKMHKTILSMFNDITATYEEKEAKFARKVFKKDKILDKINANSFAIIEDEIKKDTAVIDQTLLVFSVIKKFERIGDLIKNIAEEIIFYIDAEVVKHKKVK, from the coding sequence ATGATAATAAATGCACAAGAGCAAAGAGCCAGTTTAAACGAAGCTGGTTTTGAAATGCTAATTTTATGTATTTCGCAAATAGAAAAAGCAACCGAAGCATTTTTAACACACGACAGCGATTTAGCAGAAGAGGTTATAAATACAGAAACACGCGTAAATGCATTGGATTTAAAAATTGAGAACGATTGTGAAAAGTTTTTAGCACTTTACACTCCCGTTGCTATTGATTTGCGTTTTATAATGGCAATTTTAAAAATTAATTTTGATTTAGAGCGTATTGCAGATCACGCTTATGGAATCTCAAAATATATTGTTGATCAAGATATAAAAATAGATCCAGAGTTACTAAAGGCTTTAGAGTTTGAAAAAATGCACAAGACTATCTTATCTATGTTTAATGATATAACAGCTACTTATGAAGAAAAAGAAGCTAAATTTGCTAGAAAAGTATTTAAAAAAGACAAAATTTTAGATAAAATAAATGCGAATTCATTTGCTATTATTGAAGACGAAATTAAAAAAGATACTGCAGTAATAGACCAAACATTATTGGTGTTTAGCGTTATTAAAAAGTTTGAGCGTATTGGAGATCTAATAAAAAATATTGCTGAAGAAATTATTTTTTATATTGATGCAGAGGTGGTTAAACATAAAAAGGTGAAATAA
- a CDS encoding Na/Pi cotransporter family protein yields MLKKIILTLLLIALAITLYFNPNFETITAGVAILLFGMVLLEEGFKAFTRGPLQNFLKKATDKLYKSITAGAFVTALIQSSSLVSVITISFISAGLITLGGGIGLIFGANIGSTTTAWLVAGFGLKIKISALAMPMIIFGLIFSFQKSSTLKGIGNILAGLGFFFLGIFFMKEGFDVFSQHIDLTQYAVSGFLGVLLYTFIGIIITIVLQSSAASLVLVLTALSAGQIEYENALALAIGANIGTTITAVLGSLKSNIAGKRLAGAHLIFNIITGLIALIFIYPLASLVNILADLVHIAPTDYTLKLALFHTIFNSIGVLIMIPFIKKLESFLINFFKEKLTKGIDEPKYLNEAVLKYPDATISALVKETKFLYKNAVFEIVSHSLNIHRKDVTSNLKIKTVVKKSTKNFNVDIENLYYKKFKTIYGEILRYATTAQNDLKLTKKHNNSITDIKIANRKMVEIIKDARELNKNLTKSLTLNNKDLMNEYNSFRKKLTQVLRIIHLFRTEENSEKYAEKLNILKKKAKENIRQSNKSIDKLIRKNLISAEMASSLFNDNTNVNDMIKKLIQVAELLYGNNDSLFENEELQS; encoded by the coding sequence ATGCTTAAAAAAATTATACTTACTCTTTTATTAATTGCACTAGCTATTACCCTTTATTTCAATCCAAATTTTGAAACTATAACAGCGGGTGTTGCAATTTTACTTTTTGGAATGGTATTATTAGAAGAGGGGTTTAAAGCATTTACCAGAGGTCCTCTTCAAAATTTTCTAAAAAAAGCAACCGATAAACTATACAAAAGTATTACTGCAGGTGCTTTTGTAACTGCATTAATTCAATCTAGCTCATTGGTTTCTGTAATTACTATTTCATTTATAAGTGCAGGTTTAATTACACTTGGAGGAGGTATTGGATTAATTTTTGGGGCTAATATTGGAAGCACAACAACCGCTTGGTTAGTAGCTGGATTTGGATTAAAAATTAAGATTTCTGCTTTAGCAATGCCAATGATTATTTTTGGTTTAATTTTTTCCTTTCAAAAATCTAGTACTTTAAAAGGTATTGGAAATATACTTGCTGGTTTGGGTTTTTTCTTTCTTGGAATCTTCTTTATGAAAGAAGGATTTGATGTTTTTAGCCAACATATAGACCTAACTCAATATGCCGTATCAGGATTTTTAGGCGTATTATTATATACTTTTATTGGTATAATTATTACAATTGTATTGCAATCTAGTGCTGCTTCTTTGGTATTGGTATTAACTGCATTATCAGCAGGTCAAATTGAGTATGAAAACGCCTTAGCTTTGGCAATTGGAGCAAATATTGGCACAACTATAACCGCTGTTTTAGGTTCTTTAAAATCTAATATTGCAGGTAAAAGATTAGCTGGAGCACATCTAATATTTAATATAATTACTGGTTTAATTGCCTTAATATTTATATATCCGCTTGCTTCGCTTGTAAATATTTTAGCTGATTTAGTACATATAGCACCAACAGATTACACCTTAAAACTTGCATTATTTCACACTATTTTTAATAGTATTGGTGTATTAATTATGATTCCGTTTATAAAAAAATTAGAGTCCTTTTTAATAAATTTCTTTAAAGAAAAATTAACTAAAGGTATTGATGAACCTAAATATTTAAATGAAGCTGTTTTAAAATATCCAGATGCTACAATTTCAGCTTTGGTTAAAGAGACTAAATTTTTATATAAAAACGCTGTATTTGAAATTGTTTCACACAGTTTAAATATTCATAGAAAAGATGTAACCTCTAATTTAAAAATTAAAACAGTTGTTAAAAAATCAACTAAAAATTTTAATGTAGATATAGAGAATTTATATTACAAAAAATTTAAAACCATTTATGGCGAAATATTAAGGTATGCCACAACCGCACAAAACGACCTAAAACTAACAAAAAAGCATAATAATTCTATAACAGATATTAAAATTGCCAACCGAAAAATGGTTGAAATAATAAAAGACGCTAGAGAATTAAACAAAAATTTAACCAAATCGTTAACTCTTAACAATAAAGATTTAATGAATGAATATAATAGTTTTAGAAAAAAATTAACGCAAGTTTTACGTATAATTCATTTGTTTAGAACCGAAGAAAATTCTGAAAAATATGCCGAAAAATTAAATATTTTAAAGAAAAAAGCTAAAGAAAACATTAGACAAAGTAATAAATCGATAGATAAATTAATTAGAAAAAATTTAATTTCTGCTGAAATGGCTTCTTCGCTATTTAATGACAATACGAATGTAAACGATATGATTAAAAAATTAATTCAAGTTGCAGAATTACTCTACGGAAATAACGATTCTCTTTTTGAAAATGAAGAATTACAATCTTAA
- a CDS encoding inorganic phosphate transporter, translating to MENIYILMLVALTVLAIIDLVVGVSNDAVNFLNSAIGSKAIPVKSILIIASIGVALGAITSSGMMEVARKGIFYPSQFYFNEIMFIFMAVMIADVLLLDVFNSLGMPTSTTVSIVFELMGAAVAISLIKISNNGESIAELGKYINSSTALKIIFGILLSVLVAFTIGAIVQFLSRLLYSFDFQKRKSYVNALFGGFAITAITYFIFVKGMKGTDFYGNVKHLIEGRTYEIIFYGFVFWTILSQFLIMIFKVNILKFIVIIGTFSLAMAFAGNDLVNFIGVPMAALNSYQAWSGSGVQASEFSMGVLKGDVQAQPILLFIAGLIMVVTIWFSKKAKDVIETGVNLSRQGEGHEKFHPNPASRVVVRGAILFNKGVSKIIPNPVINWVDSKFQKPVIKLPKDKSYELPAFDLVRASVNLFVAGILISIGTSLKLPLSTTYVTFMVAMGTSLADRAWGRESAVYRVAGVFNVIGGWFLTAFSAFTLAAILAYVIYLGEIVSVAILLIIVAFLLIRSKINHAKRAQEKKEKRYMERAEQITINEVINESSAHISQVVKRVNKLFTNVVSDLSTHDLNKLSKTDKHVRKLNNEVNELREEVFYFIKSLDDTSVKASRFYILILGYLQDITQSIEYISTTSYKHVNNNHKQLKASSVKDLKAINKSLNVLLSKIETDFTAKDFDNLSTILDAKQEIFDNVSESIDKQIARIRTEESSPKNSSLYFGILLETKDLLYALMSLLQLFHDFQIQEKANK from the coding sequence ATGGAAAATATTTACATTTTAATGTTAGTAGCGCTAACGGTATTAGCAATTATAGATTTAGTAGTAGGCGTTAGTAATGACGCTGTTAATTTTTTAAACTCAGCTATTGGTTCTAAAGCGATTCCAGTAAAATCAATTTTAATTATAGCGAGTATAGGTGTTGCACTTGGAGCAATAACATCTAGTGGTATGATGGAGGTTGCTAGAAAAGGTATTTTTTACCCAAGTCAGTTTTATTTTAATGAAATAATGTTCATTTTTATGGCAGTAATGATTGCCGATGTTTTACTATTAGACGTCTTTAATTCATTAGGAATGCCAACCTCAACTACCGTATCTATTGTATTTGAATTAATGGGAGCTGCAGTTGCAATTTCATTAATTAAAATATCAAATAACGGAGAGTCGATTGCGGAACTTGGAAAATACATTAATTCTTCAACCGCATTAAAAATTATCTTTGGAATTTTATTATCCGTTTTAGTAGCTTTTACCATTGGAGCTATTGTCCAATTTTTGTCCCGTTTATTATATTCCTTTGATTTTCAGAAAAGAAAAAGCTATGTAAATGCGCTTTTTGGAGGTTTTGCAATTACTGCAATTACCTATTTTATTTTTGTAAAAGGAATGAAAGGAACTGATTTTTATGGAAATGTAAAACATTTAATTGAAGGAAGAACCTATGAAATAATATTCTATGGATTTGTATTTTGGACAATATTATCACAATTTCTGATAATGATTTTCAAAGTAAATATTTTAAAATTTATTGTTATTATTGGAACATTCTCTTTAGCAATGGCTTTTGCAGGAAATGATTTAGTAAACTTTATTGGAGTGCCTATGGCTGCGTTAAACTCTTACCAAGCTTGGTCTGGAAGTGGAGTTCAAGCTTCAGAATTTTCAATGGGTGTTTTAAAAGGCGATGTACAAGCACAACCAATATTACTTTTTATTGCTGGTTTAATAATGGTAGTAACTATTTGGTTTTCTAAAAAAGCTAAAGATGTTATTGAAACAGGTGTAAACCTTTCTAGACAAGGAGAAGGTCACGAAAAATTTCATCCAAATCCTGCTTCAAGAGTAGTTGTAAGAGGTGCTATTTTATTTAATAAAGGAGTTTCCAAAATAATTCCAAACCCTGTTATTAACTGGGTTGATTCAAAATTTCAAAAACCTGTAATAAAATTACCAAAAGACAAATCATATGAGCTTCCTGCATTCGATTTAGTAAGAGCATCCGTAAACTTATTTGTAGCAGGTATTTTAATTTCAATAGGTACTTCGTTAAAACTTCCTTTATCTACTACTTATGTAACTTTTATGGTAGCTATGGGTACTTCACTAGCCGATAGAGCTTGGGGAAGAGAAAGTGCTGTTTACCGAGTTGCTGGTGTTTTTAATGTAATTGGTGGTTGGTTTTTAACAGCTTTTTCAGCATTTACTTTAGCGGCAATTTTAGCTTACGTTATTTATTTAGGTGAAATTGTTTCAGTTGCCATCTTATTAATTATTGTTGCATTTTTACTAATTAGAAGTAAAATAAACCATGCAAAAAGAGCACAAGAGAAAAAAGAAAAGCGCTACATGGAACGCGCAGAACAAATTACAATTAATGAGGTTATAAACGAAAGTTCGGCTCATATTTCACAAGTTGTTAAACGTGTAAATAAATTATTTACAAATGTTGTTTCCGATTTATCTACACACGATTTAAATAAATTATCTAAAACCGATAAACACGTAAGAAAACTAAATAATGAAGTTAATGAGTTAAGAGAAGAAGTGTTTTATTTTATTAAATCTCTAGATGATACTTCTGTAAAAGCTAGTAGATTCTACATTTTAATTTTAGGTTATTTACAAGACATTACACAGTCTATTGAATACATTTCAACTACAAGTTACAAACACGTAAATAACAATCACAAACAATTAAAAGCTTCTTCTGTAAAAGATTTAAAAGCTATTAATAAAAGTTTAAATGTACTGTTAAGTAAAATTGAAACTGATTTTACTGCTAAAGATTTTGATAATTTATCTACAATTTTAGATGCAAAACAAGAAATATTTGACAATGTTTCCGAATCTATAGATAAACAAATTGCTAGAATTAGAACTGAAGAAAGCAGTCCTAAAAACTCATCATTATATTTTGGAATTTTATTAGAAACTAAAGATCTACTATATGCCTTAATGAGTTTATTGCAATTATTCCACGATTTTCAAATTCAAGAAAAAGCTAATAAATAA
- a CDS encoding YoaP domain-containing protein, which produces MIKLDTFKKTQKAPSPATIFSLFLNGRFITTDISSCMD; this is translated from the coding sequence ATTATCAAACTAGACACCTTCAAAAAAACACAAAAAGCTCCAAGTCCTGCTACTATTTTTAGCTTATTTTTAAATGGAAGATTTATAACAACCGATATTAGTAGCTGTATGGATTAG
- the ilvD gene encoding dihydroxy-acid dehydratase, with product MRSDEVKKGHQRTPHRSLFRATGLVDADFDKPFIGVANSYIEIIPGHFFLDRVSRVIKEEIKANGCVPFEFNTIGVDDGIAMGHDGMLFSLPSREIIANSIETVMNAHKLDAMIAIPNCDKIVPGMIMGALRVDVPTIFVSGGPMKKGYTKDGTPIDLATAFEAVGKHEAGEMTDEELNDIECNACPSGGSCSGMFTANSMNTLMEAMGIALPGNGTILALTKEREELYRKAARRICEIAKSEAKTKKFKLKNILNENAVRNAFAVDMAMGGSSNTVLHMLAIAKEANVNFNLEDINHISKKVSHIAKISPSLSTVHMEDINTAGGVNAVMKEMTKRGDNILNDNLTITGETVLEKIKDATIKDTSVIHTIENPYSEVGGLAILYGNLAEEGAVIKTAGIIGDRALTGTAVCFDGQQEAIDGIIGGKVKAGNVVVIRYEGPKGGPGMQEMLAPTSLIMGMGLGDKVALITDGRFSGATRGASIGHVSPEAAEGGMIGLLKDGDEIHIDVDKYILSVNLSDEEIAKRKAEFTPIKKELKSSWLKQYRALVTNASNGGVLKTDLF from the coding sequence ATGAGAAGCGATGAAGTAAAAAAAGGACATCAAAGAACACCACATAGATCCTTATTTAGAGCAACAGGATTAGTTGATGCCGATTTTGACAAACCGTTTATTGGAGTAGCTAACTCCTATATTGAAATAATTCCAGGTCACTTTTTTTTAGACAGAGTATCTAGAGTTATTAAAGAAGAAATTAAAGCAAATGGCTGTGTTCCATTTGAATTTAATACAATTGGTGTTGACGATGGTATTGCAATGGGACATGATGGTATGCTTTTTTCACTCCCTTCGAGAGAGATTATTGCAAACTCTATAGAAACAGTAATGAATGCACATAAATTAGATGCAATGATTGCGATTCCTAACTGTGATAAAATTGTTCCTGGTATGATTATGGGCGCTTTAAGAGTAGATGTACCAACCATATTTGTAAGTGGTGGACCTATGAAAAAAGGATATACTAAAGATGGTACCCCAATTGATCTTGCTACCGCTTTTGAAGCTGTTGGAAAACACGAAGCTGGTGAAATGACAGACGAGGAATTAAACGATATTGAATGTAATGCTTGTCCAAGTGGTGGTAGTTGTTCGGGAATGTTTACTGCAAATTCTATGAATACACTTATGGAAGCAATGGGAATTGCACTTCCTGGAAATGGAACCATTTTAGCACTTACCAAAGAACGTGAAGAACTTTACAGAAAAGCAGCAAGAAGAATTTGTGAAATAGCAAAAAGCGAAGCGAAAACAAAGAAATTTAAACTTAAAAATATCCTAAATGAAAATGCTGTAAGAAATGCTTTCGCAGTTGATATGGCTATGGGTGGAAGTTCTAATACCGTATTGCATATGTTAGCTATTGCCAAAGAGGCAAATGTTAACTTTAACCTTGAAGATATCAATCATATTTCTAAAAAAGTTTCACACATTGCTAAAATATCGCCAAGTTTATCTACTGTACATATGGAAGATATCAATACTGCTGGTGGTGTAAATGCAGTAATGAAAGAAATGACCAAAAGAGGAGATAATATATTAAATGACAACCTTACAATTACTGGAGAAACAGTTTTAGAAAAAATTAAAGACGCAACTATAAAAGATACAAGTGTTATTCACACTATTGAAAACCCTTACTCTGAAGTAGGTGGACTTGCAATTTTATATGGAAACCTAGCAGAAGAAGGTGCTGTAATAAAAACCGCAGGAATTATTGGAGATAGAGCCTTAACCGGAACTGCAGTATGTTTTGACGGACAACAAGAAGCTATTGATGGAATTATAGGCGGTAAAGTAAAAGCCGGTAACGTTGTTGTTATTAGATATGAAGGACCAAAAGGAGGTCCAGGAATGCAAGAAATGTTAGCACCAACTTCATTAATTATGGGAATGGGATTAGGTGATAAAGTAGCTTTAATTACCGATGGTAGATTTAGCGGTGCTACCCGAGGCGCAAGTATTGGACATGTGAGTCCTGAAGCTGCAGAAGGCGGTATGATTGGATTACTAAAAGATGGAGATGAAATTCATATAGATGTAGATAAATATATTTTATCTGTAAATTTAAGTGATGAAGAAATTGCTAAAAGAAAAGCCGAATTTACACCTATCAAAAAAGAGTTAAAATCTAGTTGGTTAAAACAATATAGAGCTTTAGTTACAAACGCCAGTAATGGAGGTGTTTTAAAAACAGATTTGTTTTAA